A window of the Gossypium hirsutum isolate 1008001.06 chromosome A03, Gossypium_hirsutum_v2.1, whole genome shotgun sequence genome harbors these coding sequences:
- the LOC107887736 gene encoding uncharacterized protein produces MPFGDFDVILDMEWLAEHGVILDCYNKKFSVQTKYGDSVEVNGIRTSRLARIISVIKINKLLHQGCTTYLAYVINSDSVGSQCSQIRIVCEFPDVFSEELSRLLPDQEVEFVIEVYPGTDPVSIPPYRMSLTELKELKPYLDQFMVVFIDDILVYSKSESEHEQHLRIVLQTLREKQLYERLSKANAVADALSRKATIELRAIFAQLSISDDGGLLAELRIKPVMFERIKSAQLEDDKLMKKREMVKAEHQVPTGLLQPITILEWKWDRVMMDFITRLPLSVSKKNAIWVIVDRLTKLAHFIAVRMNWSFQKLAEVYIREIIRLHGIPTSIISDQDPRFTSRFWKRLHESLGTKLNFIQHFIHRLMGNLSDFQPSIQMTPYEALCGRKCRSPVFGQN; encoded by the exons ATGCCTTTTGGGGATTTTGATGTTATACTGGATATGGAATGGTTAGCTGAACATGGGGTAATTTTGGACTGTTATAACAAGAAATTTAGTGTTCAGACTAAATATGGTGATAGTGTTGAAGTAAATGGAATCCGTACTAGTAGGTTAGCTCGAATCATatcagtaattaaaattaataagttGCTTCATCAGGGTTGTACAACATATctggcatatgttattaattctgattcagtCGGAAGTCAATGTAGTCAGATTagaattgtatgtgaatttcctgatgtattctcTGAAGAGTTATCTAGATTACTTCCTGATCAGGAAGTTGAATTTGTGATCGAAGTATACCCGGGTACAGATCCAGTGTCGATACCTCCATATCGTATGTCACTTACTGAATTGAAGGAGTTGAAG CCGTACTTGGATCAGTTCatggtagtttttattgatgacattttggtataTTCAAAGTCTGAATCTGAACATGAGCAGCATCtccgaattgttttgcaaacattacgagagaaacagttgtatgaAAGATTGA gtAAAGCTAACGCGgtagctgatgcattgagtaggaaggCAACAATTGAATTGCGAGCGATATTTGCACAGCTCAGTATTAGTGATGATGGAGGTTTATTGGCTGAATTAAGAATTAAACCAGTGATGTTTGAACGAATCAAGTCAGCTCAATTAGAAGATGATAAGCtaatgaagaaaagagaaatg GTGAAAGCAGAGCATCAGGTTCCTACTGGATTATTACAGCCGATTACTATtctagaatggaaatgggatcgtgttATGATGGATTTCATTACGAGATTGCCATTGTCCGTAAGCAAGAAAAATGCTATATGGGTAATAGTTGATCGACTTacaaagttggctcattttatagctGTTAGAATGAACTGGTCATTTCAGAAACTAGCAGAGGTCTATATTCGGGAAATTATAAGGTTGCATGGTATACCAACTTCTATAATTTCTGATCAAGATCCTCGATTTACATCAAGATTCTGGAAACGGTTACATGAGTCTTTGGGTACTAAACTTAATTTCATACagcatttcatccacagactgatgggcAATCTAAGCGA ttttcagccTAGTATTCAGATGACTCCGTATGAAGCTCTATGTGGTAGAAAATGTCGATCACCTGTATTTGGACAGAATTAA